In a genomic window of Croceibacterium sp. TMG7-5b_MA50:
- a CDS encoding inositol monophosphatase family protein yields MITQWLHQLGDAIEAALPTILAGRSEIVEKPDGSLVTAGDLYVESLVVDAMARDLPDAVLLSEERILPEQRLDDAFFVIVDPIDGTENFAAGLKEWGTGVSVWDRGTHLGSMLLMPELHERLVTGDSIPKLQSRITGLSSTIDETVRAALEGGGEYRIIGCAVYNLYNVVRGAYTRFLNPRGAYVWDLLPGIMLAAEHGCDIEINGEAFDGGYLDPARRHRVDIRHRYDLHPG; encoded by the coding sequence GTGATTACGCAATGGCTTCACCAGCTCGGCGATGCGATCGAAGCTGCCCTGCCGACCATCCTGGCCGGCCGCAGCGAGATCGTGGAGAAGCCGGACGGATCGCTGGTGACGGCGGGTGACCTTTATGTCGAGTCCCTGGTGGTTGATGCCATGGCGCGCGACCTGCCGGATGCCGTGCTGTTGTCCGAAGAACGCATTCTTCCTGAACAGCGGCTGGACGATGCCTTCTTCGTGATCGTCGATCCGATCGATGGGACGGAGAACTTCGCTGCGGGCCTGAAGGAGTGGGGCACCGGCGTCAGCGTGTGGGATCGCGGCACGCATCTCGGCTCCATGCTGCTGATGCCCGAATTGCACGAGCGGTTGGTCACGGGCGATAGCATCCCCAAGCTGCAGAGCCGGATCACCGGTCTGTCCTCCACCATCGATGAAACGGTCCGCGCCGCGCTGGAAGGTGGCGGGGAGTATCGGATCATCGGCTGCGCGGTGTACAACCTCTACAATGTGGTGCGCGGCGCTTATACAAGGTTCCTGAACCCGCGTGGCGCCTATGTCTGGGACCTGCTGCCCGGAATCATGCTGGCGGCCGAACACGGCTGCGACATCGAGATCAATGGAGAAGCTTTTGATGGCGGATATCTCGACCCGGCTCGGCGACATCGCGTCGACATACGGCACCGATACGATCTTCATCCTGGGTAA
- a CDS encoding N-acetylneuraminate synthase family protein encodes MADISTRLGDIASTYGTDTIFILGKGASADQVERDVFDRGTVIAINDAEAITPADITVFHADWVAEALKASGWRSRLYVSSSNLVPATAPQVRVPYVPQTQESSDLIMQRFLSDELVVEDVMFLTALKLARLMARQRGRTQRVYMVGFDFSTDTGYSSAITHDFSDASEAEKSAKISIQEFFLLNALYFARGSEIEIEHVGHRPFSALTPQQLNERLSRRVAKAESSRKREGAHVDIVAELTTNHFGDRSRLERMVRSAKAAGADYVKVQKRDVESFYTAEQLASPYRSPFGPTFRDYRHALELTVDDFGFLDDLCRELEIGWFASVLDQPSFEFMLQFDPGIIKLPSTISEHKDYLEFVGRNYSKGLILSTGMTDERYERWVLENFAGMSTFYLLQCNSAYPTPLHDCDVGVVRHYHDLSLRDPRIVPGYSSHDFGWLASQLAVAAGARMIEKHVKLGNTEWAHFDAVAVDLETGAFREFVDHVREAEMIVGTDQKRVNDSEHHKYFRADAA; translated from the coding sequence ATGGCGGATATCTCGACCCGGCTCGGCGACATCGCGTCGACATACGGCACCGATACGATCTTCATCCTGGGTAAGGGCGCGTCCGCCGACCAGGTCGAACGCGATGTGTTCGATCGCGGCACGGTGATCGCGATCAACGATGCGGAGGCGATCACGCCGGCTGACATCACCGTGTTTCACGCCGACTGGGTGGCGGAGGCGCTGAAGGCTAGCGGCTGGCGTTCGCGCCTCTATGTATCGTCGAGCAATTTGGTTCCGGCGACCGCGCCGCAGGTGCGCGTCCCCTACGTCCCGCAGACGCAGGAGAGCAGCGACCTCATCATGCAGCGCTTCCTGTCGGACGAGCTGGTGGTTGAGGACGTGATGTTCCTCACCGCTCTGAAGCTCGCCAGGCTGATGGCGCGGCAGCGCGGTCGTACTCAGCGGGTCTACATGGTCGGGTTCGATTTTTCGACAGACACCGGCTATTCCAGCGCGATCACCCACGATTTCTCCGACGCGAGCGAGGCGGAGAAGAGCGCCAAGATTTCCATCCAGGAATTCTTCCTGCTGAACGCGCTGTATTTTGCGCGCGGCAGCGAGATCGAGATCGAGCATGTCGGTCACCGTCCGTTCAGCGCCCTGACGCCGCAGCAGCTGAATGAGCGCCTGAGCCGGCGCGTCGCCAAGGCAGAAAGCAGCCGCAAGCGCGAGGGCGCGCATGTGGACATCGTGGCCGAACTCACCACCAACCACTTCGGCGATCGCAGCCGGCTGGAACGGATGGTCCGTTCCGCCAAGGCAGCGGGCGCCGATTACGTGAAGGTGCAAAAGCGCGATGTGGAAAGCTTCTATACCGCAGAACAGCTCGCCAGCCCGTATCGCTCGCCTTTCGGCCCGACTTTCCGAGATTATCGCCACGCGCTGGAACTGACGGTGGATGATTTCGGCTTCTTGGACGATCTGTGCCGGGAGCTTGAGATCGGCTGGTTCGCCTCCGTGCTGGATCAGCCCTCCTTCGAGTTCATGCTGCAGTTCGACCCCGGTATCATCAAGCTGCCGTCGACGATCTCGGAGCACAAGGACTACCTGGAATTCGTCGGCCGCAACTATTCCAAAGGGCTGATCCTCTCCACCGGCATGACGGACGAGCGTTACGAACGCTGGGTGCTGGAAAACTTCGCGGGCATGTCGACTTTCTACCTGCTCCAGTGCAACAGCGCCTATCCGACGCCGCTGCACGATTGCGACGTGGGGGTGGTGCGGCACTATCACGACCTGTCGCTACGCGATCCGCGCATCGTGCCCGGTTATTCGTCGCACGATTTCGGCTGGCTGGCGAGCCAACTGGCAGTGGCGGCGGGCGCGCGTATGATCGAGAAGCACGTGAAGCTCGGCAATACCGAGTGGGCGCATTTCGATGCGGTTGCGGTCGACCTGGAGACAGGCGCCTTCCGCGAGTTCGTCGATCATGTGCGTGAGGCGGAGATGATCGTCGGCACCGACCAGAAGCGGGTCAACGATAGCGAGCATCACAAGTACTTCCGCGCCGACGCGGCCTGA